A part of Paenibacillus donghaensis genomic DNA contains:
- a CDS encoding PAS domain-containing hybrid sensor histidine kinase/response regulator translates to MSEFIYEHLYRFSSIGFAVVSIHDGSMVHANPALCRMFGYSEAELQELRYLHVADPEGKHTADHDLIMKYLQQEPGASVDKEKRFVCKDGSVIWAAVHVFLMFKEGTCEPLHMIVEMSDITGRKLAEKKLHDNQHLYNLITENTPDMIFFGEADGTLHYVSPSVERLLGYSPDEMIGTKRLVYYHEEDVPEMVEEGNLYADNEVFTRRVRHKDGHYLWIESSFQVLRGENGEVEQVMTIARDVTERHRMEDQLRESENRYKSLFEYNPSAISAMNLAGITLSVNASLLQLTGYSRESLLYSDYHEIMDPKELETVNERFRLAAAGKAQTFESTLIHRQGHAVEVSLIYVPIMVNHLVTGVFGIISDITEHKRHLQQIEELSNEHALILNSVSEGIFGMNLEGATMFINPAAASMLGFDPGEWSVSRQLQTIHQTWLDHDKYTGIQKTLMDALPDNHSFEEREGVFWRQDGSSFLVKYRLTPLFDNGVRKGTVVVFRDITEEKDIVRAKESAEQADRAKSEFLAIMSHELRTPMNGIIGMTDLLSGTELNEEQQYYTQIITKSGEALLHILNEVLDFSKIEAGMMTVEQQLVDPGLVMQSVVELFLPKLDEKGITLISELDPALPALVLTDEARLRQILVNLLGNAVKFTDQGEISLSVTLETPPGAAETVIKFTVKDTGIGIPLASQGLLFQSFSQLHPSINRKYGGTGLGLAISKKLAELLGGSIGVFSREGEGAEFYFTVQVALPGEDRLPEAASKQEATAPGNKQPDESSDQGVYGPLSILIAEDHPVNQQLLRAFLKKRGYTADLALNGEEAVQAVLSRSYDLVFMDVQMPVMDGIEATGIIREQLGLYPVIIAATAFARKEDKEMCLKAGMQDFISKPIRISELDRVLKEWSGRIRR, encoded by the coding sequence GTGTCTGAATTTATTTATGAGCATTTGTATCGGTTTTCTTCCATCGGCTTTGCGGTGGTTTCCATCCATGATGGGTCCATGGTTCATGCCAATCCTGCACTTTGCAGGATGTTTGGCTACTCGGAGGCGGAGCTTCAGGAGCTTCGTTATCTGCATGTTGCCGACCCGGAAGGGAAGCATACGGCTGATCATGATTTGATAATGAAATATTTGCAGCAGGAGCCCGGAGCATCCGTGGACAAAGAGAAACGTTTCGTGTGCAAGGACGGAAGTGTCATCTGGGCGGCTGTGCATGTCTTCCTGATGTTTAAGGAGGGCACCTGCGAGCCGCTGCATATGATTGTGGAAATGTCCGACATAACGGGCCGCAAGCTGGCCGAGAAGAAACTGCACGATAATCAGCACCTGTACAATCTGATTACGGAGAACACCCCTGATATGATCTTCTTCGGTGAGGCAGACGGGACACTGCATTACGTCTCTCCATCCGTAGAACGGTTGCTGGGCTATTCACCCGATGAGATGATCGGAACCAAACGCCTGGTATATTACCATGAAGAAGATGTGCCCGAAATGGTGGAGGAGGGCAATTTATACGCTGATAATGAAGTGTTTACGCGCCGAGTTCGCCATAAGGACGGACATTATCTGTGGATCGAAAGCTCCTTCCAGGTGCTGCGCGGAGAGAATGGCGAGGTGGAGCAGGTGATGACGATTGCCCGCGACGTGACGGAACGCCACCGCATGGAAGACCAGCTGCGCGAGAGTGAGAACCGCTATAAGTCTTTATTTGAATATAATCCATCAGCGATCAGCGCAATGAATCTTGCCGGTATTACACTCTCGGTCAATGCCAGCCTGCTGCAGCTGACCGGCTATTCCCGTGAGAGTCTGCTGTATTCCGACTACCACGAAATTATGGACCCGAAAGAGCTGGAGACCGTGAATGAGCGGTTCCGGCTTGCTGCAGCTGGGAAAGCACAGACCTTTGAGAGCACACTGATCCACCGGCAGGGGCATGCGGTGGAGGTAAGTCTTATTTATGTGCCGATAATGGTAAACCATCTGGTGACCGGCGTATTCGGCATTATCAGCGACATTACAGAACACAAGCGCCATCTTCAGCAGATTGAAGAGCTTAGCAACGAGCATGCCCTGATTCTAAACTCGGTGTCCGAAGGAATCTTCGGGATGAATCTGGAAGGGGCCACGATGTTCATCAACCCGGCTGCCGCCAGCATGCTTGGATTCGATCCCGGCGAATGGTCAGTGAGCCGCCAGCTGCAGACTATCCATCAGACCTGGCTGGACCATGACAAGTATACGGGAATCCAGAAGACCCTGATGGACGCCCTGCCGGACAATCATTCGTTTGAAGAGCGGGAGGGAGTGTTCTGGAGGCAGGACGGCTCCAGCTTCCTGGTCAAATACCGGCTGACGCCGCTGTTTGACAACGGGGTGCGCAAGGGCACGGTGGTGGTCTTCCGTGATATTACGGAAGAGAAGGATATTGTGCGGGCCAAGGAGTCAGCGGAGCAGGCGGACCGGGCCAAGTCGGAGTTCCTGGCCATTATGAGCCATGAGCTGCGTACGCCCATGAACGGAATCATCGGCATGACTGATCTGCTGTCAGGCACGGAGCTGAATGAAGAGCAGCAGTATTATACCCAGATCATCACCAAGAGTGGTGAAGCGCTGCTGCATATTCTGAATGAGGTGCTCGATTTCAGCAAGATTGAAGCCGGGATGATGACCGTGGAGCAGCAGCTGGTGGACCCGGGTCTGGTGATGCAGAGTGTAGTAGAGCTGTTCTTGCCGAAGCTGGATGAGAAAGGGATCACCCTAATCAGCGAGCTGGACCCGGCGTTGCCGGCGCTGGTGCTGACCGATGAAGCCAGGCTGCGCCAGATCCTGGTCAATCTGCTGGGCAATGCCGTTAAGTTCACCGATCAGGGGGAAATCAGCCTGTCTGTGACGCTGGAAACGCCCCCTGGTGCGGCTGAGACGGTCATCAAATTTACGGTCAAGGATACCGGAATCGGCATCCCGCTGGCGAGTCAGGGGCTGCTCTTCCAATCCTTCTCCCAACTGCATCCATCCATTAACCGCAAATACGGCGGAACCGGCCTCGGGCTGGCGATCAGCAAGAAGCTGGCTGAGCTGCTTGGCGGGAGCATTGGCGTGTTCAGCCGTGAAGGGGAAGGTGCGGAGTTCTATTTCACCGTGCAGGTTGCGCTGCCCGGAGAGGACCGGCTTCCTGAGGCTGCCAGCAAGCAGGAAGCGACAGCCCCAGGCAATAAGCAACCAGACGAATCCTCGGACCAGGGCGTCTATGGGCCGCTCAGCATTCTGATTGCCGAGGATCATCCGGTGAATCAGCAGCTGCTGCGGGCTTTCCTGAAGAAACGGGGATATACCGCCGATTTGGCCCTGAACGGAGAAGAAGCGGTGCAAGCCGTATTGTCCCGCTCGTACGATCTCGTGTTTATGGATGTTCAGATGCCGGTGATGGATGGGATAGAGGCTACGGGAATTATCCGTGAGCAGTTGGGATTGTATCCGGTCATTATCGCTGCCACGGCGTTTGCCAGAAAAGAAGATAAGGAGATGTGCTTGAAGGCCGGCATGCAGGACTTCATCTCCAAACCGATCCGGATCAGTGAGCTGGACCGGGTGCTGAAGGAATGGTCGGGCCGCATCCGGAGATGA
- a CDS encoding TIGR03943 family putative permease subunit: MNNSRSIRVHYLFRSVLLLALALYIAQLAEHNALLYYVTPKLARWVKLCPVLLVPMALSLALQAVSGRSSALCDCEQRLPRSVWRSAALYALFLIPLLLGYLLPDRTLLSTAAASKGLTLLPADEQLLAGREVTFTGFLYPHEPRDADNTFTAARFLVHCCTADAAPLGILVDPGQQKSLPADTWIEVRGKLQIVQYEGREMLQISAAKILPIPEPAVPYLYTEPDSAASLEQLLQP; this comes from the coding sequence ATGAACAACTCCCGCAGCATCCGGGTTCATTATCTGTTCAGGTCGGTCCTGCTGCTGGCCTTGGCCCTGTATATCGCCCAGCTTGCCGAACATAACGCGCTGCTCTATTATGTAACACCGAAGCTCGCGCGCTGGGTGAAGCTCTGCCCGGTCCTGCTGGTGCCCATGGCACTCAGCCTGGCCTTGCAGGCCGTCTCTGGACGGAGCAGCGCGCTGTGCGACTGTGAACAGCGTCTCCCCCGTTCTGTATGGAGAAGCGCCGCGTTATATGCGCTATTTCTCATCCCGCTGCTGCTGGGCTACCTGTTGCCTGACCGTACTCTTCTAAGCACAGCCGCCGCCTCTAAAGGCCTCACGCTCCTTCCTGCGGATGAGCAGCTGCTGGCAGGCCGGGAGGTTACCTTTACCGGCTTCCTGTATCCTCATGAGCCTAGGGACGCGGACAACACCTTCACCGCCGCCCGTTTCCTGGTACATTGCTGTACAGCAGACGCGGCCCCGCTGGGCATTCTGGTTGATCCGGGACAGCAAAAAAGCCTGCCCGCCGACACCTGGATTGAGGTTCGGGGCAAGCTTCAGATTGTACAATATGAAGGCCGGGAGATGCTGCAGATTAGCGCGGCTAAGATTCTGCCGATTCCGGAGCCGGCAGTTCCCTATCTCTACACTGAACCCGACTCCGCCGCCAGCCTGGAGCAGCTGCTCCAGCCGTAA
- a CDS encoding permease, which translates to MISLVRNKFFPLLLPATLLLVLVVIHGVPLASGAARLLNNDYAVMFKTALIGILLEALPFVLAGALLSSLLRVFVPDAWISRWIPRQPLLAILFACLLGILLPVCECGMIPLVRRLIHKGMPVYVAIVFILSGPILNPVVFGATLTALRGHPELAYARMGLAFTVAFITGLIIYVTVRKSPLRLTMQQQGGEGHPLSARGGKLAAVLVHTSDEFFEMGKYLLIGCLLTSGIQTFMTHSSLTAIGAKPLGSYLFMMGLAFVLSLCSTSDAFVASTFLHQFPAGSLLSFMVLGPMLDFKNSLMLLSLFKTKFALYLFFLIFSGVFIGSVLLSAWL; encoded by the coding sequence GTGATCTCTTTGGTCAGGAATAAGTTCTTCCCGCTGCTGCTGCCCGCCACACTGCTGCTTGTACTGGTGGTTATCCACGGCGTCCCCTTAGCTTCAGGCGCCGCCAGGCTGCTGAACAACGATTATGCCGTCATGTTCAAAACGGCGTTGATCGGCATCCTGCTGGAAGCTCTGCCGTTTGTGCTGGCGGGAGCACTACTCTCTTCGCTGTTGCGTGTATTCGTGCCCGATGCCTGGATCTCGCGCTGGATTCCGCGGCAGCCGCTGCTTGCCATTCTGTTCGCATGTCTGCTTGGCATCCTGCTGCCGGTATGCGAATGCGGGATGATTCCGCTTGTACGCCGTTTGATCCACAAGGGCATGCCCGTGTATGTGGCGATTGTGTTTATTCTGTCCGGTCCGATCCTCAATCCGGTGGTATTCGGGGCAACCCTAACCGCGCTGCGCGGCCACCCCGAGCTGGCCTATGCCCGGATGGGGCTCGCCTTTACCGTCGCGTTTATTACAGGGCTAATCATTTATGTCACCGTCCGCAAATCACCGCTTCGCCTGACCATGCAGCAGCAGGGAGGCGAGGGCCATCCGCTGAGCGCGAGGGGCGGGAAGCTGGCCGCAGTGCTGGTGCATACGTCGGACGAGTTTTTTGAAATGGGCAAATATTTGCTGATCGGCTGCCTGCTGACCTCGGGAATCCAGACATTTATGACACACAGCAGCTTGACCGCCATCGGGGCAAAGCCCCTCGGCTCTTATCTGTTCATGATGGGACTTGCCTTTGTGTTATCCCTCTGCTCGACTTCGGATGCCTTCGTGGCTTCCACCTTTCTGCATCAATTTCCGGCAGGATCCCTACTGTCATTCATGGTGCTGGGGCCGATGCTTGATTTCAAAAATTCGCTGATGCTGCTGTCCCTGTTCAAAACCAAGTTTGCGCTCTACCTGTTTTTCCTTATCTTCAGCGGTGTATTTATCGGCTCCGTGCTATTGTCCGCATGGCTGTGA
- a CDS encoding CobW family GTP-binding protein has translation MRIPVIIISGFLGSGKTTLLLSLLKESAKRGLTPGVVMNELGQRDVDGYIVQEHTGTAVQKLLDGCICCSRKEELEQALVVLVRRRPDVIYIELTGVADPAEITGTLLQPSLRDWMAHRATVTVVDAYHALEYNSRLSADKQLVRTLRSQLATGDVIIVNKSDLVEQEVLWGIEKMIRKYNPRSDIVFTHYSTINLAPLLTGIIPKARVGSPVQRAPQTFTSAVPAPVATARAATAVSPSEERHDPSFSQVAAVTLTFPAGDAQLDSHRLEAFFDQCGSSLLRAKGHVRIEGREAVQLVQYAGERTHWEDSSYPGAPYVVCIGMNLNEAQLDVRWKALFG, from the coding sequence ATGAGAATACCGGTAATTATCATCAGCGGATTTCTGGGGAGCGGCAAGACCACGCTGCTGCTCTCCCTGTTGAAGGAAAGTGCGAAGCGGGGGCTCACCCCGGGAGTGGTGATGAATGAGCTGGGGCAGCGGGATGTGGACGGCTATATCGTTCAGGAGCATACCGGCACCGCTGTACAAAAGCTGCTGGACGGCTGCATCTGCTGCAGCCGCAAGGAGGAGTTGGAGCAGGCGCTCGTTGTACTGGTGAGACGGCGGCCGGATGTGATCTATATTGAGTTGACCGGAGTTGCCGATCCGGCAGAAATCACCGGCACGCTGCTGCAGCCCTCCCTCCGGGACTGGATGGCGCACCGGGCAACGGTGACCGTGGTGGATGCCTACCATGCCCTGGAGTATAATAGCCGACTGTCTGCCGACAAACAGCTGGTTCGGACGCTCCGCAGCCAATTGGCGACCGGAGACGTAATCATTGTCAACAAAAGCGATCTTGTCGAGCAGGAGGTGCTATGGGGCATCGAAAAGATGATCCGCAAATATAATCCACGGTCTGATATCGTGTTTACCCACTACAGCACGATTAATCTGGCTCCCCTGCTGACTGGGATTATTCCCAAGGCAAGGGTCGGTTCTCCGGTGCAGCGTGCGCCGCAGACCTTCACCAGTGCTGTGCCGGCCCCTGTCGCCACAGCCCGTGCGGCAACTGCAGTCAGCCCTTCCGAGGAGAGACATGATCCCTCTTTCTCGCAGGTTGCGGCTGTAACCTTAACTTTTCCGGCGGGAGATGCCCAGTTGGACAGCCATCGCCTGGAAGCCTTCTTCGACCAATGCGGCAGCAGTCTGCTTCGCGCCAAAGGACATGTCCGGATTGAAGGCCGGGAGGCTGTCCAACTGGTGCAGTACGCAGGTGAACGCACCCACTGGGAGGATTCCAGTTACCCTGGAGCACCTTATGTGGTCTGTATCGGCATGAACCTGAATGAAGCGCAGCTGGACGTGCGCTGGAAAGCGTTGTTCGGATAG
- the rpmG gene encoding 50S ribosomal protein L33 codes for MRVIVTLACTETGDRNYTTTKNKRNHPERLELKKYCPRLRRVTLHRETR; via the coding sequence ATGAGAGTTATCGTTACCTTGGCCTGCACCGAGACGGGCGACCGCAACTATACAACAACCAAGAATAAGAGAAATCATCCGGAAAGGCTGGAGCTGAAGAAATATTGCCCCCGCCTGAGAAGAGTGACCCTGCACCGAGAAACCCGTTAA
- a CDS encoding GTP-binding protein, whose translation MNRIPVTVLSGYLGSGKTTVLNHILHNKEGLRVAVIVNDMSEVNVDANLVKSGNTLSRTEEKLVEMSNGCICCTLRDDLIVEVQKLAAEDRFDYILIESSGISEPAPVAQTFTYANPELDIDLTELARLDTLVTVVDANRFWHDFASGDSLLERGQTAGEADFRDIVDLLIDQIETCDVLLLNKCDLVEEQELNKLEAVLRKLQPAAKIIRTVNGSISPAELLNTGRFDFERTSMSPGWIAELNKEEHIPETEEYGIGSFVYRRRIPFHPQRLDQFLRDWPEEVVRAKGLVWLAADGDLAATLSQAGPSIQFGAAGYWLATLPLEEQQEVLDSEPEVRARWDKTWGDRMNELVYIGVGMNQEEIEARLDRCLLTSEEMTEDWTAYENPLPWPSEQLRAEVME comes from the coding sequence ATGAACAGAATTCCCGTTACTGTGCTCAGCGGTTACCTGGGCTCCGGCAAAACAACAGTGCTGAATCACATTCTGCACAACAAGGAAGGCCTGCGAGTGGCTGTAATTGTCAATGATATGAGTGAAGTGAATGTAGATGCCAATCTCGTAAAGTCAGGAAATACGCTCTCCAGAACCGAAGAGAAGCTGGTGGAGATGTCCAACGGCTGCATCTGCTGTACCCTGCGCGATGACTTGATTGTTGAAGTGCAGAAGCTGGCTGCCGAAGACCGGTTTGATTATATCCTGATTGAGTCGTCGGGGATCAGCGAGCCTGCTCCGGTTGCCCAGACCTTTACCTATGCCAACCCAGAGCTGGACATTGACCTGACTGAACTGGCGCGGCTGGATACCCTTGTCACCGTCGTTGACGCCAATCGTTTCTGGCATGATTTCGCTTCAGGCGACAGTCTGCTTGAGCGGGGCCAGACGGCCGGAGAAGCCGATTTCCGCGATATTGTCGACCTGCTGATCGATCAGATCGAAACCTGCGATGTGCTGCTGCTGAACAAATGCGATCTGGTGGAGGAGCAGGAGTTAAACAAGCTGGAAGCTGTGCTGCGCAAGCTGCAGCCTGCAGCCAAGATCATCCGCACCGTCAACGGCAGCATCTCTCCCGCAGAGCTGCTGAATACCGGCCGCTTCGATTTCGAGCGGACCAGCATGTCCCCGGGCTGGATCGCCGAGCTGAACAAGGAAGAGCATATTCCTGAAACTGAGGAATATGGCATCGGTTCTTTTGTGTACCGGCGTAGAATACCGTTCCACCCGCAGCGGCTGGACCAATTCTTACGCGACTGGCCTGAGGAGGTCGTACGGGCCAAGGGGCTGGTCTGGCTGGCCGCAGACGGGGATCTGGCAGCCACGCTGAGCCAGGCCGGACCTTCGATCCAGTTCGGGGCTGCGGGCTACTGGCTGGCGACACTGCCACTAGAGGAGCAGCAGGAAGTGCTGGACAGCGAGCCGGAAGTAAGAGCCAGATGGGACAAGACATGGGGCGACCGGATGAACGAGCTTGTCTATATCGGTGTAGGGATGAATCAGGAGGAGATTGAGGCGCGGCTGGACCGCTGTTTGTTGACCTCAGAGGAAATGACCGAGGACTGGACTGCCTATGAGAATCCGCTTCCCTGGCCGTCAGAGCAGCTGCGGGCAGAAGTAATGGAATAG
- a CDS encoding undecaprenyl-diphosphate phosphatase has product MYEYICAVLLGIVEGLAEFLPISSTGHLILAGDLLNFEGESAVTFMIVIQLGAVLAVLVLYWNRYMSLLRGLLSLDFNTKNRLNALHLGIAMVPALVMYLSFKELIKSRLFGSAPVLIGLIAGGVLMIIAARAKRKTTSDNTDDITYRQAFGIGLFQCFSLWPGFSRSGSTISGGMLLGTSQKAAADFTFLISVPVMLGATSLDLYDSRSLLTSDDLILMLVGFVVAFVVAMIAVVTFLKLIKRLRLEWFAIYRFVIAGVFYWFVLR; this is encoded by the coding sequence ATGTACGAATATATCTGTGCTGTGCTGCTGGGTATTGTGGAGGGGCTGGCCGAGTTTCTGCCGATCTCCTCCACCGGGCATCTGATCCTGGCCGGCGATCTGCTAAACTTCGAGGGCGAGTCGGCGGTCACCTTCATGATTGTCATTCAACTGGGGGCTGTTCTGGCCGTACTTGTCCTCTATTGGAATAGATACATGTCTCTGCTGCGAGGATTGCTGTCCCTGGATTTCAACACTAAGAACCGGCTGAACGCGCTTCATCTGGGAATTGCGATGGTTCCGGCGCTGGTGATGTACCTCAGCTTCAAAGAGCTGATCAAGAGCAGGTTGTTCGGCTCGGCGCCTGTGCTGATCGGGCTGATTGCCGGCGGGGTGCTGATGATTATCGCGGCCCGTGCGAAACGGAAAACAACTTCAGATAACACCGACGATATTACTTATAGACAAGCTTTTGGGATTGGCTTGTTTCAATGCTTCTCCCTATGGCCGGGCTTCTCCCGCTCTGGCTCAACCATTTCAGGAGGGATGCTGCTCGGCACCAGCCAGAAGGCGGCTGCGGATTTCACCTTCCTGATTTCGGTTCCGGTGATGCTCGGAGCTACAAGTCTGGATCTGTATGACAGCCGAAGCCTGTTGACCTCTGATGATCTTATCCTAATGCTGGTCGGCTTCGTGGTGGCCTTCGTGGTGGCCATGATTGCCGTCGTAACGTTCCTGAAGCTGATCAAGCGTCTGCGGCTGGAATGGTTCGCGATCTACCGGTTTGTGATTGCGGGGGTGTTTTATTGGTTTGTTCTGAGGTGA
- a CDS encoding ABC transporter permease yields the protein MVNLLAAELLKLKRSRMLLLSLLGAAIAPIMVVLAFYINKHSEIHNEPADLAVLFYNTSMYTVLLIGVPLYTVVTAYLFNREYVENTLENLLTLPVGRTTLMLSKMLMLMLWILLLSLVAWVLTLLLGLLGGFGGLSGSLILHSLSAFVLAGLFLFALSTPVILITVMMKNYVPPIIFALSITLINVLAYNSEHRGLVPWTAAFDIAQGTLLPTYPAAVSYGIIAAMSVGGCIATLLYFRKVDVN from the coding sequence TTGGTTAATCTGCTCGCCGCCGAACTGCTGAAGCTGAAACGCTCCAGAATGCTGCTGCTCAGTCTGCTCGGTGCAGCTATTGCCCCTATTATGGTCGTGTTGGCCTTCTACATTAACAAACATTCAGAAATCCACAACGAACCGGCTGATCTGGCCGTGCTGTTCTACAACACCAGTATGTATACGGTGCTGTTAATCGGAGTGCCGCTCTATACCGTAGTTACAGCCTACCTGTTCAACCGTGAATATGTGGAGAACACCCTGGAGAATCTGCTCACCCTTCCGGTAGGCCGCACTACATTGATGCTTAGCAAAATGCTGATGCTGATGCTCTGGATTCTGCTCCTGTCACTTGTCGCCTGGGTGCTCACGCTGCTGCTCGGGCTGCTTGGCGGGTTTGGAGGCCTCAGCGGTTCGCTGATCCTGCACTCGCTAAGCGCGTTTGTGCTGGCCGGGCTGTTTCTGTTTGCGCTGTCCACCCCTGTGATTCTGATTACGGTCATGATGAAAAACTATGTGCCGCCGATTATCTTCGCCCTGTCGATTACACTGATCAATGTACTGGCCTATAATTCGGAGCACCGCGGACTTGTCCCCTGGACCGCTGCCTTTGATATTGCCCAAGGCACTCTATTGCCCACATATCCGGCTGCCGTCTCCTATGGGATCATTGCCGCAATGTCGGTTGGTGGATGTATCGCCACCCTGCTCTATTTCAGAAAGGTGGATGTGAATTAA
- a CDS encoding ABC transporter ATP-binding protein, giving the protein MIRTVGLSKIYGQQKSVDNLNMTVRQGEIYAFLGRNGAGKTTTIRMLLGLIRPTAGQVELFGEPLTVRHKQNLSRIGSMVEIPGFYENLTARENLLINTRIMGTVRKNAIDEALELLDLHQQTRKLVGNYSLGMKQRLGIARALLHDPELLILDEPTNGLDPIGIREMRRLIRQLAHERKITILISSHILSEIEQLADRIGIIHEGRLLEEMDTAQIRSLSRRYLEFQVSDDNKAALLLEQHCGIMDYEVHPQGIIRIYSALDQQAQLNRLFVEQELDVYKLVMKEERLEDYFTKLVGGGTIG; this is encoded by the coding sequence ATGATCCGTACTGTCGGTCTTAGCAAAATCTACGGCCAACAAAAATCGGTAGATAACTTGAATATGACGGTTCGCCAGGGAGAAATCTACGCTTTCCTCGGCCGCAACGGCGCCGGCAAAACCACGACCATCCGCATGCTGCTTGGCCTGATAAGGCCTACCGCCGGTCAAGTGGAGCTGTTTGGGGAGCCGCTCACCGTCCGTCATAAACAGAATCTGTCGCGCATAGGCTCCATGGTCGAGATTCCGGGCTTTTATGAGAATCTTACCGCCCGTGAGAACCTGCTGATCAACACCAGAATTATGGGTACGGTCAGAAAAAATGCTATAGATGAAGCCCTGGAGCTGCTAGATCTCCATCAGCAGACACGCAAGCTGGTTGGCAACTATTCGCTCGGAATGAAGCAGCGGCTAGGCATTGCCCGAGCGCTTCTGCATGACCCCGAGCTGCTGATTCTCGATGAGCCGACCAATGGCCTTGACCCGATCGGAATCCGCGAAATGAGGCGGCTGATCCGGCAGCTGGCCCATGAGCGGAAGATTACGATTCTGATCTCCAGCCATATTCTGTCCGAGATAGAGCAGCTTGCGGATAGGATCGGCATTATTCATGAAGGCCGGCTACTGGAGGAAATGGACACCGCACAGATCCGTTCACTGAGCCGCCGATATCTGGAGTTCCAGGTGTCGGACGACAACAAGGCAGCCCTGCTGCTGGAGCAGCATTGCGGGATTATGGACTACGAGGTCCATCCGCAAGGGATCATCCGCATCTACAGCGCACTTGATCAGCAGGCGCAGCTGAACCGGCTGTTTGTTGAGCAGGAGCTGGATGTGTACAAGCTTGTTATGAAGGAAGAACGGCTGGAGGACTATTTTACGAAGCTGGTTGGAGGTGGCACCATTGGTTAA
- a CDS encoding sensor histidine kinase produces the protein MNLSRTLSLLIVQVALIALYAGLMITGNASPLAGYVLLSMLAALGCLLIMNTLRTRSNLKQLKAGLARAAEGPIKLRFFATEDRLWNEIIYDINELLRRLERMEQEAVRSQASRKSLLSAISHDIRTPLTSIIGYIDAMKDEVFASVQDKQAYLEILAAKSNALKLLVEDLFTLAKLDADEMPQQPELLDYAELAREALIELLPELRRRGLELTVQLPEEPCLIRADQLSLLRVLRNVLDNAALYGSAGKVLGVHLVEAGHCWRLVIWDQGPGIAEAELLHIFERSYRSQSARESAEAGSGLGLAIAKALVEQNGGSIEADSRPWDRTAFAISFPRHEAS, from the coding sequence ATGAATCTTTCCAGGACGTTATCCTTGCTGATTGTACAGGTTGCTCTGATTGCCCTGTATGCCGGTCTGATGATTACAGGCAACGCCTCGCCGCTGGCGGGGTATGTGCTGCTGTCGATGCTTGCCGCGCTTGGCTGCCTGCTAATTATGAATACGCTGCGCACCCGCAGTAACCTGAAGCAGCTGAAGGCCGGGCTGGCTCGCGCCGCCGAAGGCCCTATCAAGCTGCGCTTCTTCGCCACGGAAGACAGACTGTGGAATGAAATCATCTACGATATCAACGAGCTGCTGCGGCGGCTGGAACGAATGGAGCAGGAGGCCGTCCGCTCGCAGGCTTCACGCAAAAGTCTGCTCTCCGCCATCTCCCATGACATTCGTACACCGCTGACTTCGATTATCGGCTATATCGATGCCATGAAAGATGAGGTGTTCGCCTCTGTGCAGGACAAGCAGGCTTATCTGGAGATCCTTGCCGCCAAATCAAATGCGCTCAAGCTGCTGGTGGAGGATCTGTTCACCCTGGCGAAGCTGGATGCCGACGAAATGCCGCAGCAGCCGGAGCTGCTGGATTATGCCGAGTTGGCCAGGGAAGCGCTGATTGAGCTGCTGCCGGAGCTGCGCCGCCGCGGGCTGGAACTGACGGTCCAGCTGCCGGAGGAACCCTGCCTGATCCGGGCAGACCAGCTTAGCCTGCTGAGAGTATTACGCAATGTGCTGGACAATGCGGCGCTGTATGGCAGTGCAGGCAAGGTGCTGGGCGTACACCTCGTAGAAGCCGGCCACTGCTGGAGACTGGTCATCTGGGACCAGGGACCCGGGATTGCGGAGGCAGAGCTGCTGCATATTTTTGAGCGGAGCTACCGTAGCCAGTCCGCAAGAGAATCGGCTGAAGCGGGCAGCGGGCTGGGCCTGGCGATCGCCAAAGCGCTGGTGGAGCAGAACGGCGGCAGCATTGAGGCTGACAGCAGACCGTGGGACCGCACAGCGTTTGCGATTTCTTTTCCCCGGCATGAAGCAAGCTAG